From a single Spongiibacter taiwanensis genomic region:
- the murI gene encoding glutamate racemase: protein MLVFDSGVGSLSIGAEIHRLLPDLNLLYCMDRGGFPYGQWQEQALAEHICETILAQLNIHLCDMVVVACNSASTTVLPALRSQLTIPVVGVVPAIKPAANHSKTGVIGLLATPGTIARPYTDQLIQDFAAHCQVIKVGDPALAGAVEALFWQGEDNKAAWQRAAQAFADSEHFAALDTVVLACTHFPLVQKQLDTAMRALDKQVSWVDSGQAIARRVEHLLLQATSPRQLGVQGRQEAILLGVNDPSNRFANTLKARRIDLLSAG, encoded by the coding sequence GTGCTAGTGTTTGACTCCGGCGTCGGATCCCTCAGTATCGGCGCCGAAATTCACCGCCTTCTTCCCGACCTGAATCTCCTTTACTGTATGGACCGCGGCGGCTTCCCCTACGGTCAGTGGCAGGAACAGGCGCTGGCCGAGCATATTTGCGAAACCATCCTCGCCCAGCTGAACATCCATCTCTGCGATATGGTCGTGGTCGCCTGTAATTCCGCCAGCACCACGGTACTGCCAGCACTGCGCTCCCAGCTGACCATCCCGGTGGTGGGCGTGGTCCCTGCAATCAAGCCTGCAGCAAACCACAGCAAAACCGGCGTCATCGGCCTGCTCGCCACCCCCGGCACCATCGCCAGACCCTATACTGATCAGCTCATCCAAGACTTTGCCGCCCATTGTCAGGTGATCAAGGTGGGAGACCCCGCGCTGGCAGGCGCGGTAGAAGCCCTGTTCTGGCAGGGCGAGGACAACAAAGCAGCCTGGCAAAGGGCCGCCCAAGCTTTTGCCGACAGCGAGCATTTTGCTGCCCTGGATACCGTCGTACTGGCCTGCACCCACTTCCCGCTGGTGCAAAAGCAACTCGACACGGCCATGCGGGCCCTGGATAAACAGGTAAGCTGGGTGGATTCGGGGCAGGCCATCGCCCGGCGGGTCGAGCACCTGCTGCTGCAGGCAACGAGCCCTCGCCAGCTCGGGGTTCAGGGCAGGCAGGAAGCCATACTACTCGGCGTGAATGACCCCAGTAACCGCTTCGCCAATACCCTTAAAGCGCGCCGAATTGACCTGCTCAGCGCTGGTTAA
- a CDS encoding Hsp20/alpha crystallin family protein, translating to MSSYIPFSLFDSFQRDIGRHLASRPTVQSERPPAAPPVDVVENDEAYLLTMDVPGVANDAIEVTVHDGVLEVRGERSIQTSEKYRSALQERWQGKFLRRFQLPETVDEEQIAARVEQGVLALHIPKRAQQTPRRITVQ from the coding sequence ATGAGCAGCTATATTCCTTTTTCCCTGTTTGATTCTTTTCAACGCGATATCGGTCGTCATCTGGCGAGTCGCCCGACGGTGCAGAGCGAGCGTCCGCCGGCGGCGCCTCCAGTGGATGTGGTCGAGAACGATGAGGCCTATCTGCTGACAATGGATGTGCCGGGTGTCGCCAACGACGCCATTGAAGTGACGGTTCACGATGGCGTGTTGGAAGTGCGCGGCGAACGCAGCATCCAGACCTCAGAAAAGTACCGCTCGGCGCTGCAAGAGCGTTGGCAGGGCAAGTTCCTGCGCCGCTTTCAGCTACCGGAGACGGTGGATGAGGAGCAGATTGCGGCTCGGGTGGAGCAGGGAGTGCTGGCCTTGCACATTCCCAAGCGTGCCCAGCAAACGCCGCGCCGGATCACGGTGCAGTAG
- a CDS encoding VWA domain-containing protein yields the protein MADDVLLRFIGHLRHHGIPVSPAETLDAMRVTASLGYDQPALLFHGLQSCLAKSQAEQQPFADCFAKFFALPNTGQTAAHDDGDTSAQGESTPKDADGGQQGSANTAVPNTAGRGGGAGSEGQRLQLALMEAASQIELNQIRYPTQRNLYRRRLLQALAKAQPGFAALPSAAEAPETQQSKWLSQQQSWLQTQAAALVDRQLALNNQADLREYREARMRDMAIGAMDAYHRNQLPELIRKLAKKLASRHRQHYRHSRQGRLNLGKTIKQSIAYDGIPFRRHWQSTRKTRSQLYVLCDISGSVATWSELLLLFLHALGDVIPKTRSFVFCDQSIEVTDTLQSRALAQAVAEIFAEHGMGGSGYGTAIDGFFANHGADINRHTTVIILGDGRCNGAETGLGSLRKIYQRARLVLWFNPEAESRWGSGDSEIPRFRSACHHIAECSSLRQLERLLDELLGILH from the coding sequence ATGGCCGACGACGTTCTGCTGCGCTTTATTGGCCACCTGCGCCACCACGGCATTCCGGTGTCCCCCGCCGAAACCCTCGACGCCATGCGGGTTACCGCGAGTCTGGGCTACGACCAGCCCGCTTTGCTGTTCCATGGATTGCAGTCCTGCCTGGCGAAATCCCAAGCGGAGCAGCAGCCCTTTGCCGACTGCTTTGCCAAATTTTTTGCCTTGCCCAACACCGGGCAAACCGCAGCACACGATGACGGCGATACCAGCGCTCAAGGGGAGTCCACCCCCAAAGATGCTGACGGCGGCCAACAGGGCAGCGCCAATACCGCCGTACCCAACACCGCAGGCCGCGGCGGTGGCGCCGGCAGTGAGGGTCAGCGGTTGCAGCTGGCACTGATGGAAGCAGCAAGCCAGATCGAGCTGAACCAAATCCGCTACCCCACCCAGCGCAACCTGTACCGTCGCCGCCTGTTGCAGGCCCTGGCCAAGGCCCAACCTGGTTTTGCAGCGCTGCCTTCCGCAGCGGAGGCCCCCGAGACCCAACAAAGTAAGTGGTTAAGCCAGCAGCAGAGCTGGCTGCAAACGCAGGCAGCCGCGCTGGTCGACCGCCAGCTAGCGCTGAACAATCAGGCCGACCTGCGGGAATACCGCGAAGCCAGAATGCGGGACATGGCCATCGGCGCCATGGATGCCTACCACCGCAACCAATTGCCGGAGTTGATTCGCAAGCTGGCAAAAAAACTCGCCTCCCGTCACCGCCAGCATTATCGCCACAGCCGGCAGGGGCGCCTGAACCTGGGCAAAACCATTAAGCAAAGCATTGCTTATGATGGCATCCCCTTTCGGCGCCACTGGCAGAGCACCCGAAAGACGCGCAGCCAGCTCTATGTTTTGTGCGACATCAGCGGCTCGGTAGCGACCTGGTCTGAATTGCTGTTGCTGTTTCTGCACGCCCTGGGCGATGTCATCCCCAAAACCCGCAGCTTTGTGTTTTGTGACCAGAGCATAGAGGTCACCGACACCCTGCAAAGCCGCGCCCTCGCCCAGGCAGTCGCCGAAATTTTTGCCGAGCACGGCATGGGCGGCAGTGGCTACGGCACCGCTATTGACGGTTTCTTTGCCAACCACGGCGCTGATATCAACCGCCACACCACGGTCATCATCCTGGGCGATGGCCGCTGTAACGGGGCTGAAACCGGCCTTGGGTCGCTCCGCAAAATCTATCAGCGTGCCCGGCTGGTGCTATGGTTCAACCCCGAGGCGGAAAGCCGTTGGGGCAGTGGTGACTCGGAAATTCCCCGTTTCCGCAGTGCCTGTCACCACATTGCCGAGTGCAGCAGCCTTCGCCAGCTCGAACGTTTGCTCGATGAACTGCTTGGCATTCTTCATTAG
- a CDS encoding DUF502 domain-containing protein, with translation MSKLNRFIRQSFIGGFLVIAPIVIILLAFRWAVNGVRDLIAPLATPLARASGAPPLLIDVLVIASILLCCFVIGTLVATSAGRWLQHLIDRHLSRFAPGYRMVKDILNQMFGSDSNSPFNKGEVAVVKLYGADVPTLATAIVTSRHRDGWYTVFVPTGPNPTSGFVYHLPGECVTLRPDIKLDSAFRSIIACGAGSSELAITKTAIQP, from the coding sequence ATGAGCAAACTCAATCGTTTTATTCGCCAATCCTTTATCGGTGGCTTTTTGGTCATTGCCCCCATCGTCATTATTCTGCTGGCCTTTCGCTGGGCGGTGAACGGGGTGCGCGATCTGATTGCGCCGCTGGCGACCCCACTGGCTCGCGCCTCCGGTGCACCACCGCTGCTGATCGACGTGTTGGTGATCGCCAGCATCCTGCTGTGCTGCTTCGTGATAGGCACCCTGGTGGCAACCAGTGCCGGGCGCTGGCTGCAGCATTTAATCGACCGCCACCTGTCCCGCTTTGCACCGGGCTACCGGATGGTGAAAGATATTCTTAACCAGATGTTTGGCAGTGACAGCAATTCGCCCTTTAACAAAGGCGAGGTCGCGGTGGTCAAACTTTACGGCGCCGACGTGCCCACCCTCGCCACCGCCATCGTGACCAGTCGTCACCGGGACGGCTGGTATACCGTTTTCGTACCCACCGGCCCCAACCCTACCTCGGGATTTGTCTACCATCTGCCCGGTGAGTGCGTGACCCTGCGCCCGGACATCAAACTCGACAGCGCTTTCCGTTCTATTATCGCCTGCGGCGCGGGCTCGTCAGAGCTCGCTATCACCAAGACGGCCATCCAGCCATGA
- a CDS encoding OmpA family protein, protein MKTLWKSALAAGVVAASLSSAAYAEEEEKGFYVGGNAFYTQIFDGDYDAADSAGGGGLGGILDMLLGGGGATTSFDASYDDDIGYGLTLGYKFAGPLRAEFEYRFQENDFDAIDDTLEATSMMGNLWYDFNMEEALRPYVGFGAGVADIETSFGDDSVMIGQLGAGVSWFLNPRLALDIGYRYAVAEDPKYQNGGNRIEGEYEGQSVMAGVRYNFFDAKYGVQDEDGDGVPDESDQCPGTPKGVQVDSVGCPLDGDNDGVADYLDQCPNTPAGAKVDEVGCSIDSDNDGVADADDMCPNTPAGQPVMSNGCAEKQSVVLRGVNFELDSAKLTNNAETILDGVATTLSDSPGFNVELQGHTDSTGSDSYNMNLSQNRAQSVKNFLVDKGVSSGRLTAKGYGETQPIASNETRAGRAENRRVELKVIGQDSGEMMEEEVYIPASSEAESDDPYDFMPAEEEVEEEAPAEEVMEEEVMEEESTEESSYDDYMTEESSYEDDASYEYEAEEEAPAVDEDSAEEEPAVDDYDYEYMP, encoded by the coding sequence ATGAAAACGCTATGGAAGTCTGCGCTGGCTGCAGGCGTTGTAGCCGCGTCGCTGTCGAGCGCGGCATATGCAGAGGAAGAAGAAAAAGGGTTCTATGTTGGCGGTAATGCCTTCTATACCCAAATTTTTGATGGCGACTACGATGCCGCTGACAGCGCCGGTGGCGGCGGTCTGGGTGGCATCCTGGACATGTTGCTCGGCGGTGGCGGTGCGACTACCAGCTTCGACGCCAGCTACGATGACGACATCGGCTACGGCCTGACCCTCGGTTACAAATTCGCCGGCCCCTTGCGCGCAGAATTTGAATACCGCTTCCAGGAAAACGATTTCGACGCGATCGACGACACGCTCGAAGCCACGTCGATGATGGGTAACCTGTGGTACGACTTCAACATGGAAGAGGCCCTGCGCCCCTATGTTGGTTTTGGTGCCGGTGTTGCCGATATTGAAACCAGCTTTGGCGACGACAGCGTCATGATCGGTCAACTGGGCGCCGGTGTGAGCTGGTTCCTGAACCCCCGCCTGGCTCTGGATATCGGTTACCGCTACGCCGTTGCCGAAGACCCCAAATATCAGAACGGCGGCAACCGCATTGAAGGCGAGTACGAAGGCCAAAGCGTAATGGCTGGTGTTCGCTACAACTTCTTTGACGCGAAATACGGCGTTCAAGATGAAGATGGCGACGGTGTACCCGATGAGTCTGATCAGTGCCCCGGCACCCCCAAAGGTGTGCAGGTTGACAGCGTTGGTTGTCCGCTCGATGGCGACAACGACGGCGTAGCTGACTACCTTGATCAGTGCCCCAACACCCCAGCGGGTGCGAAGGTGGATGAAGTGGGTTGTAGCATCGACAGCGACAACGACGGTGTGGCTGATGCCGATGACATGTGTCCGAACACGCCTGCCGGTCAGCCTGTTATGTCTAACGGCTGTGCCGAGAAGCAATCGGTCGTGCTGCGCGGTGTTAACTTCGAGCTGGACAGCGCCAAGCTGACCAACAACGCTGAAACCATTCTGGATGGTGTTGCCACTACCCTGAGCGACTCACCCGGATTCAACGTTGAGCTGCAAGGTCACACTGACAGCACTGGCAGCGACAGCTACAACATGAACCTGTCTCAAAACCGTGCCCAGTCCGTGAAGAACTTCCTGGTTGATAAGGGTGTTTCTTCAGGCCGCCTGACCGCGAAAGGCTACGGTGAGACTCAGCCGATTGCGAGCAACGAAACCCGTGCTGGCCGCGCTGAGAACCGTCGTGTTGAGCTGAAGGTTATCGGCCAGGACAGCGGCGAAATGATGGAAGAGGAAGTCTACATCCCGGCGTCTTCTGAGGCCGAGTCTGACGACCCTTACGACTTCATGCCCGCTGAAGAGGAAGTTGAAGAAGAGGCGCCTGCCGAAGAGGTGATGGAAGAAGAGGTGATGGAAGAAGAGTCTACCGAAGAGTCTTCCTATGACGACTACATGACTGAAGAGTCTTCTTATGAAGACGATGCCTCTTACGAGTATGAAGCTGAGGAAGAAGCTCCTGCCGTAGACGAAGACAGCGCTGAGGAAGAGCCCGCTGTTGACGATTACGACTACGAGTACATGCCCTAA
- a CDS encoding cupin domain-containing protein: protein MDAQSLIDHLRLTPHREGGFFRRIYTSPQTLPDQTPAGAQDQQRPLMSSILYLLSNAQPRGYLHRNRADILHYWQRGRAIRYTLLGSDGQLTCATLGPDLASGQQLTLLVPGGVWKASELLPQTGDEADYGLIAEAVCPGFDYRDQHMARADEIRQQYPDHWPILAPLIQRDEETI, encoded by the coding sequence ATGGATGCCCAGTCACTGATAGATCACTTGCGGTTGACACCTCATCGGGAAGGGGGCTTTTTCCGGCGGATCTATACTTCACCCCAGACCTTGCCCGACCAAACCCCAGCCGGTGCCCAAGATCAACAGCGGCCCCTGATGAGCAGCATTCTGTATTTACTGAGCAATGCCCAACCCAGGGGCTATCTGCATCGCAACCGCGCCGACATTCTTCACTACTGGCAGCGCGGCCGAGCCATCCGCTACACCCTGCTAGGCAGCGATGGCCAGCTCACCTGTGCGACCCTGGGTCCCGACTTGGCCAGTGGTCAGCAGCTGACCCTGTTGGTTCCCGGCGGCGTCTGGAAGGCCAGCGAATTACTGCCCCAAACCGGCGATGAAGCAGATTACGGGCTGATCGCCGAGGCGGTGTGTCCCGGCTTCGACTACCGAGATCAACACATGGCAAGGGCCGATGAAATCCGCCAACAATACCCGGACCATTGGCCCATCCTTGCCCCCCTTATTCAACGGGACGAAGAGACTATTTGA
- a CDS encoding TrkH family potassium uptake protein, translated as MGLSLLRPAIKVSSFVVFVFGLMMAVPLLMALIYHTGNSEAFITAFAITETLALMGWLVSRGHAIQILTPRHMFLMTSLAWLVISLIGALPFFLSNDAIDLTDAVFESVSGLTTTGSTVLVGLDNMPHDILVWRSMLQWIGGLGVIGMAVAILPFLKVGGMKLFQTESSDWSDKAIPQSRAMVTLIIYVYILLTFLCTLAYMLAGMDSFHAVNHAMTTISTGGYSTSDQSFAQFVDIPSHWIAVLFMLVGAMPFSLYVHFMIKRQWRVFRDQQIKGFLISVALISLMLGVYLALNNQELDTAHAFTLAAFNVVSVVTTTGYASGDYSLWGSFAAMLFFFITFMGGCSGSTSGGIKVFRFQLFFMMLKESTLRAVHPRAILRRRYNGQPVDDSIIFSTAAFIFIVIISQVALTLSLSLCGLDLITSLTGAATALMNVGPGLGGVIGPAGNFASLPDTAKWLLSVGMLLGRLEFMTVILILIPAYWRG; from the coding sequence GTGGGGTTAAGCCTGCTGCGGCCGGCAATCAAAGTCAGCAGCTTTGTGGTCTTCGTGTTCGGCCTGATGATGGCCGTACCCTTGCTGATGGCCTTGATTTATCACACCGGCAACAGTGAAGCCTTTATCACAGCCTTTGCGATCACCGAGACGCTGGCCCTGATGGGGTGGCTGGTATCCCGCGGCCACGCGATTCAGATACTCACACCACGTCACATGTTTTTAATGACCAGCCTGGCCTGGCTGGTCATCTCATTGATCGGCGCGCTGCCCTTTTTCCTTTCCAATGACGCCATCGACCTGACTGACGCGGTGTTTGAATCGGTTTCCGGCCTGACCACAACCGGGTCAACCGTGCTGGTAGGGCTGGATAACATGCCCCATGACATCCTCGTCTGGCGGTCGATGCTGCAATGGATCGGCGGGCTTGGCGTCATCGGCATGGCGGTGGCGATTCTGCCTTTTTTGAAAGTGGGCGGCATGAAGTTATTCCAGACCGAGTCGTCGGACTGGTCCGACAAAGCCATCCCCCAATCCCGGGCCATGGTCACCCTGATCATCTACGTGTACATCCTGCTCACCTTCCTGTGCACGCTGGCTTACATGCTGGCCGGAATGGACAGCTTTCACGCGGTCAATCACGCCATGACCACCATCTCCACCGGCGGCTACTCCACGTCAGACCAGTCCTTCGCCCAGTTTGTGGATATTCCCAGCCACTGGATTGCCGTGCTGTTTATGCTGGTAGGCGCCATGCCCTTCAGCCTGTACGTGCACTTTATGATCAAGCGGCAGTGGCGGGTATTTCGGGATCAGCAGATCAAGGGCTTTCTGATATCGGTGGCGCTGATCAGCCTGATGCTGGGCGTTTACCTGGCGTTAAACAATCAAGAGCTGGACACGGCCCACGCCTTTACCCTGGCTGCCTTTAACGTGGTGTCGGTGGTTACCACCACCGGGTACGCCAGCGGCGACTACAGCCTGTGGGGCAGCTTCGCAGCCATGCTGTTCTTTTTTATCACCTTCATGGGCGGCTGCTCCGGCTCTACCAGCGGTGGCATCAAGGTGTTTCGCTTCCAGTTGTTTTTCATGATGCTCAAGGAGAGCACCCTGCGGGCGGTGCACCCACGGGCGATTCTGCGCCGGCGCTACAATGGCCAGCCCGTCGACGACAGCATCATTTTTTCCACCGCCGCCTTTATTTTTATCGTGATCATCAGCCAGGTCGCGCTGACCTTATCCCTTTCACTCTGCGGCCTCGACTTGATCACCAGTCTCACTGGTGCCGCTACCGCGCTGATGAATGTCGGCCCCGGGTTGGGCGGTGTGATCGGCCCCGCAGGTAATTTTGCCAGCCTGCCGGATACCGCCAAGTGGCTACTCAGCGTCGGTATGCTACTGGGGCGGCTGGAGTTTATGACGGTCATTCTGATCCTGATTCCCGCCTACTGGCGGGGCTGA
- a CDS encoding OmpA family protein: MKRVIQSLQAGRQTRQRRRGLALAACIVVLPVSASFGQIQGASELHADADGDGVVDYQDRCGQTRPGAEVDEHGCADSDHDGILDPVDRCPASDPGADVDAWGCADSDSDGVKNPVDRCPATPKGEQVFANGCAARQLPQLQAVYFAVDASELDTAALAVIADIARVLGTSAEFTLEVQGHADSSGPAWYNRALSQRRVAAVRAALINAGLPGERITARFFGESAPQADNYSDEGRARNRRVSFQVKKRN, translated from the coding sequence ATGAAGCGAGTCATCCAGTCATTGCAAGCAGGGCGGCAAACCAGACAGCGGCGGAGAGGCCTGGCATTAGCAGCATGTATTGTTGTCCTGCCGGTGTCGGCGTCATTTGGACAAATTCAAGGCGCCTCCGAACTGCACGCCGATGCTGATGGCGACGGGGTGGTGGATTACCAGGACCGCTGTGGGCAGACCCGGCCCGGCGCCGAGGTGGATGAGCACGGCTGCGCCGATAGCGATCACGATGGCATTCTCGACCCGGTGGACCGGTGTCCGGCGAGCGACCCGGGTGCAGATGTGGATGCCTGGGGGTGCGCCGACAGTGACAGCGACGGGGTGAAAAATCCGGTGGATCGCTGCCCGGCGACACCAAAAGGTGAGCAGGTCTTTGCCAATGGTTGCGCCGCGCGGCAACTTCCGCAATTGCAGGCGGTCTATTTTGCGGTTGACGCTTCGGAGCTGGATACTGCCGCCCTGGCAGTGATTGCCGATATCGCCCGGGTGCTGGGAACGTCCGCAGAATTTACCTTAGAAGTACAGGGTCATGCGGATAGCAGTGGTCCGGCTTGGTATAACCGCGCACTGTCGCAGCGTCGAGTGGCAGCGGTGCGCGCCGCACTGATCAATGCGGGCTTGCCAGGTGAGCGGATCACCGCCCGGTTCTTCGGTGAGTCTGCCCCTCAGGCAGATAACTATTCTGATGAGGGGCGGGCGCGAAACCGGCGGGTCAGTTTTCAGGTCAAAAAGCGCAACTAG
- a CDS encoding AAA family ATPase, with product MTAKPAIDALITDLANQGYIASPAIATTLFLAQQLARPILIEGPPGVGKTELANACSAMLAAPLIRLQCYEGLDESKALYDWKYSKQLLYVQVLKEQLQEVLGGASGLDAAVERLHNFDDIFYSERFLEPRPLLHAIQSEQAAVLLIDEIDKADYEFESLLLEILADFQVSIPEIGRLKAKAKPLVILTSNNTRELSDALKRRCLHLYIPFPESRLEARIVHSRVPEVPDQLREQLVNFVQQVREMDLKKLPAISETIDWARSLILLHSQSLSTELVTDTLNVLLKYEEDIEMVTPEISRLLKGNP from the coding sequence ATGACAGCAAAACCCGCCATCGATGCACTGATTACCGACCTGGCGAACCAAGGTTATATTGCCAGCCCTGCCATCGCCACTACCCTGTTTCTGGCACAACAACTGGCGCGCCCCATTTTGATTGAAGGACCGCCGGGGGTGGGCAAAACCGAGCTGGCCAATGCCTGTTCCGCCATGCTCGCCGCGCCATTGATCCGGCTGCAGTGCTACGAGGGTCTGGATGAGAGCAAAGCCCTCTACGACTGGAAATACAGCAAGCAACTGCTCTATGTCCAGGTATTGAAGGAGCAACTGCAGGAGGTTCTGGGCGGCGCCTCCGGCCTTGATGCGGCGGTGGAGCGGCTGCACAACTTTGACGACATTTTCTACTCGGAGCGTTTCCTGGAACCCCGCCCCCTGCTGCACGCCATCCAGAGTGAACAGGCCGCCGTGCTGCTGATCGACGAAATCGACAAGGCCGACTACGAATTTGAATCGTTGCTGCTAGAAATTCTCGCCGACTTTCAGGTCAGTATCCCCGAAATCGGCCGCCTCAAAGCGAAGGCAAAACCGCTGGTCATACTGACCAGTAACAACACCCGCGAACTCAGCGATGCCCTCAAGCGACGCTGCCTGCATTTGTACATTCCCTTTCCCGAGAGCCGGCTAGAGGCACGCATTGTTCACAGCCGGGTGCCAGAAGTGCCCGACCAGTTGCGCGAACAGCTGGTCAATTTTGTTCAGCAGGTCCGCGAGATGGACCTGAAGAAACTCCCCGCCATCAGCGAGACCATCGACTGGGCACGCAGCCTGATTCTGCTCCACAGCCAGTCCCTGTCCACCGAGCTGGTTACCGACACCCTCAACGTATTGCTCAAATACGAGGAAGATATCGAGATGGTGACCCCGGAAATCTCGAGGCTGCTCAAGGGCAACCCCTAG
- the moaA gene encoding GTP 3',8-cyclase MoaA produces the protein MTSSTLPLQDRFGRKVDYLRLSVTDRCDFRCVYCMAEDMQFLPRSEILSLEQLYEIARAFVALGVKKIRLTGGEPLVRNNILQLVENIARLDGLEQLHLTTNGARLDRFAKPLRAAGVTGINISLDSLQPARFRELTRVGDLGKVIGGIDAARDAGFKRLKLNAVVMKGRNDDEVLDLVDFARERQVDISFIEEMPLGQIDEHSRALSFCSSDELRQQIGQHYPLTASDESTGGPSRYYRMADSDTRIGFISPHSHNFCHLCNRVRLTVEGRLLLCLGNEHSADLKEIVDRFPGNQEKLQQAIVAAMDLKPERHHFDLNDAPQIVRFMNMTGG, from the coding sequence ATGACTTCGTCGACGCTGCCACTCCAAGATCGCTTCGGCCGAAAGGTGGATTACCTCCGCCTTTCGGTGACCGATCGCTGCGACTTTCGCTGTGTATACTGCATGGCGGAAGACATGCAGTTCCTGCCCCGCAGCGAAATTCTCAGCCTCGAACAACTCTACGAAATTGCCCGGGCTTTCGTTGCCCTGGGCGTGAAAAAAATTCGCCTCACCGGCGGCGAGCCCCTGGTGCGCAACAATATTTTGCAGCTGGTCGAGAACATTGCCCGCCTCGACGGCCTGGAGCAGCTGCACCTGACCACCAACGGCGCGCGCCTGGACCGCTTTGCCAAACCCCTGCGCGCCGCCGGTGTCACCGGCATCAACATTAGTCTGGACAGTCTCCAGCCTGCCCGCTTTCGCGAGCTGACCCGAGTGGGTGATCTCGGCAAGGTCATCGGCGGCATCGACGCCGCCCGGGACGCCGGCTTCAAGCGGCTCAAGCTCAATGCCGTGGTCATGAAGGGCCGCAATGACGATGAGGTTTTGGACCTGGTGGACTTTGCCCGGGAGCGGCAGGTCGACATCAGCTTTATTGAAGAAATGCCCCTCGGCCAAATCGACGAACACAGTCGCGCCCTCAGTTTTTGCAGCAGCGACGAGCTGCGCCAGCAGATTGGCCAGCATTATCCGCTGACCGCCAGCGACGAGAGCACCGGCGGCCCGTCTCGTTACTACCGGATGGCCGACAGTGATACGCGGATCGGATTTATCTCTCCCCATAGCCACAACTTTTGCCACCTGTGCAATCGGGTCCGACTCACCGTAGAGGGTCGGTTGCTGTTGTGCCTAGGCAACGAGCACTCGGCTGACCTCAAAGAAATTGTCGATCGCTTCCCCGGCAACCAGGAAAAACTGCAGCAGGCCATTGTGGCAGCCATGGACCTGAAACCGGAGCGCCACCACTTCGACCTGAATGACGCGCCACAAATTGTCCGGTTTATGAATATGACCGGCGGCTGA
- a CDS encoding peroxiredoxin, which produces MSIQVGDAIPSVTLKVMGEKGPEDISTDSIFAGKKVVMFAVPGAFTPGCSVTHLPGYVVNADKIKAKGVDTIVCLSVNDAFVMSAWGKASNAEEILMLADGNAELTKTLGLEMDGTGFGMGTRSRRYAMIVEDGKISHLAVEPAGGVDVSAAEKILELL; this is translated from the coding sequence ATGAGTATTCAAGTTGGCGACGCAATTCCCTCAGTAACCCTCAAAGTCATGGGCGAAAAAGGCCCGGAAGATATCAGCACTGACAGCATTTTCGCTGGCAAAAAAGTGGTGATGTTCGCGGTACCCGGTGCATTTACCCCCGGCTGCAGCGTAACCCACCTGCCCGGTTACGTCGTGAATGCGGACAAGATCAAAGCCAAAGGTGTCGACACCATTGTCTGCCTGTCGGTGAATGATGCCTTTGTGATGAGTGCTTGGGGCAAAGCCTCCAACGCTGAAGAAATCTTGATGCTGGCTGACGGCAACGCCGAGTTGACCAAGACCCTCGGTTTGGAAATGGACGGCACTGGCTTTGGCATGGGCACCCGCTCACGCCGCTACGCGATGATTGTGGAAGACGGTAAAATCTCCCATCTTGCTGTAGAGCCAGCCGGGGGCGTGGACGTCAGCGCCGCTGAAAAAATCCTCGAGCTGCTGTGA